In Anaerolineales bacterium, the following proteins share a genomic window:
- a CDS encoding response regulator transcription factor encodes MAKRILIVDDEPRYLRLLEANLRTEGYEVITAQDGMQAVSVFSDQPVDLVLMDVMMPKLDGFGATQRIREFSNVPIIILTAKGDEQDRVRGLDLGADDYLVKPFSATELLARVRAVLRRAQPPSEAGQSRFFTHDNLKIDFARAEVWRGEMPISLSATEYRLLLQFAHHVGKIMTSEELLTSVWGPEYRTDKEILWVSIARLRQKLEDDAHSPKHIVTRSGLGYLMPPIEE; translated from the coding sequence ATGGCAAAGCGCATTTTGATCGTGGACGATGAACCTCGTTATTTGCGCCTGCTTGAAGCGAACCTACGAACGGAGGGATATGAGGTCATCACCGCGCAGGATGGGATGCAGGCTGTCAGCGTTTTTTCGGACCAACCGGTGGATCTCGTTTTGATGGATGTGATGATGCCCAAACTGGACGGTTTTGGGGCGACCCAGCGCATCCGTGAATTTTCCAATGTGCCTATCATTATCCTCACCGCCAAAGGCGACGAGCAAGACCGCGTGCGCGGACTCGACCTCGGCGCGGACGATTACCTCGTCAAGCCGTTTTCCGCCACCGAACTGCTGGCGCGTGTGCGAGCCGTCCTGCGGAGGGCGCAGCCGCCCAGTGAAGCCGGGCAATCCCGTTTCTTCACCCACGATAATCTAAAAATTGATTTTGCCCGCGCGGAGGTGTGGCGAGGCGAAATGCCGATCTCCCTTTCCGCGACTGAGTATCGCCTGCTCTTGCAGTTTGCTCATCATGTGGGGAAGATCATGACCTCCGAAGAATTATTGACCAGCGTCTGGGGACCGGAATATCGCACCGACAAGGAAATCCTTTGGGTGAGCATCGCCCGCCTGCGGCAAAAGCTCGAAGATGACGCGCACAGCCCAAAGCACATCGTGACGCGCTCCGGCTTGGGATATCTCATGCCGCCCATCGAAGAGTGA
- a CDS encoding ATP-binding protein → MDSQTLEYLNELIQIAAQAGNSRGAIEKFLTSLRKEFVFDNVAVYLQDERTASLEIVYARAIGRARNAEADAAWGETFASQVFSKGFILTQDPQPNTPLEDRIKRAYMLGLPLGGDDSLTKGVLVFVRFGGPVYENQHVRVAKIAADILSIFFERAAWKATKSELGELKRQMQLQEDFVSTISHELRTPLGFIKGYSTSLLRKDTQWDDATRDEFLNIIDEEADRLSLLIENVLESARLESKTLPLRFQPLRLDAVLRDVVMRIRSRYKDLEVSMEANSIPPIQGDGVRIAQVFENLFSNTIKYAPGSPIAITLNSNGETVKIVFKDRGPGITPEALPMVFERFYRVRGEMTVTGSGLGLYICKQIIQAHRGKIWAESPPGEGTAFFIELPINPAN, encoded by the coding sequence ATGGATAGCCAGACCCTCGAATACCTAAATGAATTGATCCAGATCGCGGCGCAGGCGGGCAACTCACGCGGCGCTATCGAAAAATTTCTCACTTCGCTCCGTAAAGAATTCGTGTTCGACAACGTGGCGGTCTACTTACAGGATGAACGGACCGCTTCGCTCGAAATTGTGTATGCGCGCGCCATCGGACGCGCTCGCAACGCCGAAGCGGATGCCGCCTGGGGCGAGACCTTCGCTAGTCAGGTTTTCTCAAAAGGATTCATCCTCACACAAGATCCGCAACCCAACACGCCCCTCGAAGACCGCATCAAAAGGGCATACATGCTGGGTCTGCCATTGGGTGGCGACGATTCTTTGACAAAGGGGGTGTTGGTTTTCGTCCGTTTCGGCGGGCCGGTGTATGAGAACCAGCATGTGCGCGTTGCAAAAATCGCCGCCGACATCCTATCCATCTTTTTTGAGCGCGCCGCATGGAAGGCGACAAAATCGGAACTCGGCGAATTGAAGCGTCAGATGCAACTGCAAGAGGATTTCGTCAGCACCATCTCGCACGAATTACGCACGCCGCTGGGTTTCATCAAGGGATACAGCACCAGCCTGCTCCGCAAGGATACGCAGTGGGACGATGCCACCCGCGATGAATTCCTCAATATCATTGACGAGGAAGCAGACCGCCTTTCGCTGCTCATCGAAAATGTGCTCGAATCTGCCCGTTTGGAGAGCAAAACGCTTCCGCTCCGCTTCCAACCCCTGCGGTTAGACGCGGTCTTGCGCGATGTGGTCATGCGTATCCGCTCGCGGTACAAAGACCTTGAAGTGAGCATGGAGGCAAACTCCATTCCTCCCATTCAAGGCGACGGGGTGCGCATCGCTCAGGTATTCGAAAATTTGTTTAGCAATACGATCAAATACGCGCCCGGCTCGCCGATCGCAATCACGCTGAACTCGAACGGCGAGACCGTGAAGATCGTTTTCAAAGATCGAGGACCGGGCATTACGCCGGAAGCCCTGCCGATGGTCTTCGAACGGTTCTACCGCGTGCGCGGCGAGATGACAGTCACCGGCTCAGGGTTGGGACTCTACATTTGCAAGCAGATAATTCAGGCACATCGTGGTAAGATTTGGGCAGAATCGCCTCCCGGCGAGGGCACTGCATTTTTCATCGAACTGCCCATCAACCCAGCGAACTGA
- a CDS encoding ATP-binding protein yields MTDQPRLTPEMLVPRLGEYLIQKGVITADDLQKALNLQQEEMAKGNHIMLGDALVNLKLIEHTALDQAVTEQIIQLRSALQAANRTLERRVEERTAELQKALERVSELSQLKANFISNISHELRTPLTHVKGYIELLVSESLGQITDEQRHALQVAQQSTSNLESLIEDLIMVSLSSRGELSLKQEQVDIRRLANLVVKSAVEKAEKRGVTLHAMADEDTPFVQADAQKIAWVLNHLIENGIKFTPSGGRVIVNVKREGENLVVVSVTDTGIGIPPERQKDVFEPFHQLDGSSTRHYGGTGLGLSLVREIVEAHGSMIEVQSLEGRGSSFKFPLLSAPAEK; encoded by the coding sequence ATGACAGACCAACCTCGCCTCACACCCGAAATGCTCGTACCCCGTTTAGGGGAATATTTGATTCAAAAGGGCGTCATCACCGCAGACGACCTGCAAAAAGCGCTGAACCTGCAACAAGAGGAAATGGCAAAGGGGAATCACATCATGCTCGGCGACGCGCTGGTCAACTTGAAGTTGATCGAACACACCGCGCTCGATCAAGCGGTGACCGAACAGATCATCCAGTTGCGCTCCGCGTTGCAAGCCGCCAACCGCACCCTCGAACGACGCGTGGAGGAACGCACCGCCGAACTGCAAAAAGCGCTCGAACGCGTTTCCGAACTTAGCCAGTTGAAGGCGAACTTCATCTCGAACATCTCGCACGAACTGCGCACGCCGCTCACGCACGTCAAGGGGTATATCGAATTGCTGGTTTCCGAATCGCTGGGACAGATCACCGACGAACAGCGACACGCTTTGCAAGTCGCGCAGCAATCCACCAGCAACCTCGAATCGCTAATTGAAGACCTCATCATGGTATCGCTATCTTCGCGCGGCGAGTTGAGCCTGAAACAAGAACAGGTGGACATTCGCCGCCTTGCCAATCTCGTGGTCAAGTCCGCGGTGGAAAAGGCGGAGAAGCGCGGCGTAACCCTGCACGCCATGGCGGATGAGGATACGCCCTTCGTGCAAGCCGATGCGCAGAAGATCGCCTGGGTGTTGAATCACCTGATCGAAAACGGGATCAAGTTCACCCCGTCGGGTGGACGCGTGATCGTCAATGTCAAACGCGAAGGAGAGAATCTCGTGGTGGTTTCCGTCACCGATACGGGAATTGGCATCCCGCCTGAACGGCAGAAGGATGTCTTCGAACCGTTCCACCAGTTAGACGGCTCGTCCACGCGGCATTACGGCGGCACGGGGCTGGGGCTTTCGCTGGTGCGCGAGATCGTCGAAGCGCACGGCTCGATGATCGAAGTGCAATCTCTCGAAGGGCGCGGCTCGTCTTTCAAATTCCCATTGCTCTCCGCGCCCGCCGAAAAATGA
- a CDS encoding amidohydrolase: protein MILLHNARIITQNPAQPTASALLIDRERILAVGDVNTLFNHYPRAKGQNLGGRVIVPGLTDAHLHLKQYGLGLQKIDCEVDTKEECLRRVAERVKTAKPGEWILGHGWNQNEWSPSPAGRGARGEGESPTSAWPNALELDSIAPNNPVYLTAKSLHAAWANTNALKLANITASTPDPQNGQIQRDAHGVATGILLETAMELVSRVLPEPTSAEITDAIEKAQPILWKMGLTGIHDFDRRDSFMALQKLHAEHKLKLRVLKNLPVELLDEIHALGLRGAFGDDMLRIGNVKAFMDGALGPHTAAMFQPYVGEENNRGILNMDGEELFEHGRKAAQVGLGMTVHAIGDRANHEVLNAYEQLRNYEKENHLPALRHRIEHVQVIHPDDAPRLAQLNVVASMQPIHATSDMFMADQFWGERAKLSYAWKTQLDFGARLAFGSDAPVESPNPFWGLHAAITRRRADGSPSLDGWRAEQKVSAADAFAGYTLGAAYAATMEDRLGKLAPGFLADLIVLEKDPFTCNADELLALESSATMVNGEWVYMSF from the coding sequence ATGATCCTCCTCCACAATGCCCGCATCATCACACAAAACCCGGCTCAGCCGACCGCTTCGGCTCTGCTCATTGACCGCGAACGGATTCTCGCGGTCGGCGACGTGAACACGCTGTTCAACCACTATCCCCGCGCCAAAGGACAAAACCTGGGCGGGCGCGTCATCGTCCCCGGTCTCACCGACGCGCATTTGCATTTGAAACAATACGGGCTCGGCTTGCAAAAGATCGACTGCGAAGTGGACACTAAAGAAGAATGCCTGCGCCGCGTGGCGGAACGCGTGAAAACCGCCAAACCCGGCGAATGGATTCTCGGTCACGGCTGGAATCAAAACGAGTGGTCCCCCTCTCCCGCTGGGAGAGGGGCTAGGGGTGAGGGAGAGTCACCAACGAGCGCATGGCCTAATGCATTGGAACTCGACTCCATCGCGCCAAACAACCCCGTCTACCTCACCGCCAAATCGCTTCACGCCGCGTGGGCGAACACGAACGCGTTGAAACTGGCGAATATTACAGCCTCCACTCCCGATCCGCAAAACGGACAGATTCAACGCGACGCGCACGGAGTCGCCACCGGCATCCTGCTCGAAACCGCGATGGAACTCGTCAGCCGCGTCCTGCCTGAACCGACCAGCGCCGAAATCACCGACGCCATCGAAAAAGCCCAACCGATTCTGTGGAAGATGGGACTGACCGGCATCCACGACTTTGACCGCCGCGACTCGTTCATGGCATTGCAAAAACTGCACGCAGAACACAAACTCAAACTGCGCGTGTTGAAAAACCTGCCCGTCGAACTGCTCGACGAAATCCACGCGCTCGGTCTGCGCGGTGCCTTCGGCGACGATATGCTTCGCATCGGCAACGTCAAAGCCTTCATGGACGGCGCCCTCGGTCCGCACACGGCGGCGATGTTTCAGCCGTATGTCGGCGAGGAAAACAATCGCGGCATCCTCAACATGGACGGCGAGGAACTCTTCGAGCATGGTCGCAAAGCCGCGCAAGTCGGTCTCGGCATGACCGTCCACGCCATCGGCGACCGCGCCAATCACGAAGTCCTCAACGCCTACGAGCAACTCCGCAACTACGAAAAAGAAAATCACCTGCCCGCGCTCCGTCATCGTATCGAACACGTGCAAGTCATTCACCCCGACGACGCGCCGCGCCTCGCGCAACTCAACGTGGTCGCCTCCATGCAACCCATCCACGCCACCTCCGACATGTTCATGGCGGATCAATTCTGGGGCGAGCGCGCCAAACTTTCCTACGCGTGGAAGACTCAATTGGATTTCGGCGCGCGGCTCGCGTTCGGGTCGGATGCGCCGGTCGAATCGCCGAATCCGTTTTGGGGATTGCACGCCGCGATCACCCGCCGCCGCGCCGACGGTTCTCCCTCTCTGGACGGCTGGCGCGCCGAACAAAAAGTTTCCGCCGCCGACGCGTTCGCGGGCTACACCCTCGGCGCCGCCTACGCCGCAACCATGGAAGACCGCCTCGGCAAACTCGCCCCCGGCTTCCTCGCCGACCTGATCGTTCTCGAAAAAGACCCGTTCACTTGCAATGCAGATGAACTGCTCGCGCTTGAATCCTCGGCTACAATGGTCAACGGAGAATGGGTTTACATGTCATTCTGA
- a CDS encoding ParB/RepB/Spo0J family partition protein, translating into MAKRTGLGKGLDALIPAGKTSAGEAGGIMQVSLDSIQRNPRQPREKFDAVELENLAASIREHGVIQPLIVSPSKGGAYTLIAGERRLQASRKAGLKTVPVVIRSATDQQLLELALIENVQRADLNPIEEAEAYQNLAKEFRMSHETIASRVGKSRVAVTNTLRLLDASAAVKQALVDGRITEGHARAMLSLSAKAQEHLLNQIINLDLSVRSTEVLARKLSGQRPVAKKKTGRSPNVSDVERKLQSSLGTKVALKHGKRGGTVTIFYYSDEELDSLLEKLT; encoded by the coding sequence ATGGCAAAACGAACCGGTCTCGGCAAAGGACTCGACGCGCTCATCCCGGCGGGAAAAACCTCCGCTGGCGAGGCAGGCGGGATTATGCAAGTTTCGTTGGACTCGATCCAGCGTAACCCGCGCCAGCCGCGCGAAAAATTCGACGCGGTTGAATTGGAGAATCTCGCCGCGTCCATCCGCGAGCATGGAGTGATCCAGCCGCTCATCGTCTCGCCGAGCAAGGGCGGAGCATACACGTTGATCGCGGGCGAGCGGCGTTTGCAAGCCTCGCGCAAGGCTGGGTTAAAAACTGTCCCGGTGGTGATTCGCAGCGCGACCGACCAGCAATTGCTCGAACTCGCCCTCATCGAAAACGTTCAGCGCGCGGATTTGAATCCCATCGAAGAGGCGGAGGCGTACCAGAACCTTGCCAAAGAATTTAGGATGTCGCATGAGACCATCGCTTCACGGGTGGGAAAAAGCCGGGTCGCAGTGACCAACACCCTGCGTCTGCTCGACGCGTCCGCGGCGGTGAAGCAAGCGCTCGTGGATGGAAGAATCACCGAAGGGCACGCGCGCGCGATGTTGTCGCTATCCGCCAAGGCGCAGGAACATTTATTGAACCAGATCATCAATCTCGACCTGAGCGTGAGATCCACCGAAGTTCTCGCGCGCAAACTTTCGGGGCAGAGACCGGTCGCCAAGAAGAAGACAGGCCGAAGTCCGAACGTGAGCGATGTGGAACGGAAGTTGCAATCCAGCCTCGGCACGAAGGTCGCTCTCAAACACGGCAAACGCGGCGGGACGGTCACCATCTTTTATTATTCCGACGAGGAATTAGACTCGCTGTTGGAAAAATTGACGTGA
- a CDS encoding ParA family protein → MPRIYTLVNQKGGVGKTTTAINLGAFLATLEQNVLIVDLDPQANATSSLGVDKRGVQTGTYDALLSGDVPASSILFNERLQLSLLPSSPSLAGAEVELVEETEREHRLKNALASVKDKYDYILIDCPPSLGLLTVNGLVAAKDGVLIPVQCEYLALEGLGQITQTIERVQSSLFPKLRVRGVILTMFDPRTNLSSDVVKEVNNHFPGQVFKSVVPRSIRLAEAPSYGLPISAYAPSSVGAQAYESLAKELLKGDGK, encoded by the coding sequence ATGCCTCGCATCTATACCCTCGTCAACCAAAAAGGTGGAGTGGGCAAGACTACCACCGCCATCAACCTCGGCGCGTTTCTGGCAACGCTTGAGCAGAACGTGCTCATCGTGGACCTCGACCCGCAAGCCAACGCCACATCCAGCCTCGGCGTGGATAAACGCGGCGTGCAAACGGGCACGTATGACGCATTGCTCTCCGGCGATGTGCCTGCTTCATCCATTCTTTTCAATGAACGGCTTCAACTTTCGCTCCTGCCGTCGTCCCCGTCGCTGGCGGGCGCGGAAGTCGAACTCGTCGAAGAGACGGAACGCGAACACCGTTTGAAGAACGCCCTCGCATCGGTTAAAGACAAATACGATTACATTTTGATCGATTGCCCTCCTTCGCTGGGATTGCTCACTGTCAATGGACTCGTCGCGGCGAAGGACGGCGTGTTGATTCCCGTGCAATGTGAATACCTCGCGCTGGAGGGACTCGGTCAGATCACACAGACCATCGAGCGCGTGCAATCCTCGCTCTTTCCAAAATTACGCGTGCGCGGCGTTATCTTGACGATGTTCGACCCGCGGACGAATCTTTCCAGCGATGTGGTGAAGGAAGTCAACAACCATTTCCCCGGGCAGGTATTCAAGAGCGTGGTGCCGCGTAGCATCCGTCTCGCCGAGGCGCCGTCGTATGGACTGCCCATCTCCGCCTACGCGCCGTCGTCGGTGGGCGCGCAGGCGTATGAATCGCTGGCGAAGGAATTGTTGAAGGGCGATGGGAAATAA
- a CDS encoding PfkB family carbohydrate kinase: MSNLVSLEPVEYLAIGHAAHDLTADGARLGGTVAYSTLTARALGVKAGIVTAIGKETPLDALNGIPVVSIETPNSTIFENIYTRTGRVQYLRAQATRIDFNSVPKPWRKAGIIHLGPIANEMDTVLPDDFSPAFLGVTPQGWMRTWDAEGRVSRAEWSNAESILQKANAVVISREDVNGDNEIIEQMAHQTRMLVVTEAAEGCILHWNGDRRRFRALNVNEVDATGAGDIFAAAFFIRLFKTRDPWEAARFATLVASYSVTRVGLDGIPTAEEIEECKMEVLQ, translated from the coding sequence ATGTCTAATCTCGTTTCGCTCGAGCCGGTGGAGTATCTAGCGATTGGTCACGCGGCGCACGATCTAACAGCGGACGGCGCGCGCTTGGGCGGGACGGTCGCCTACTCCACGCTGACCGCCCGCGCGCTTGGAGTGAAAGCGGGCATCGTCACCGCAATCGGCAAGGAAACTCCGCTCGACGCGCTGAATGGCATCCCTGTCGTTTCAATCGAAACGCCGAATAGCACCATCTTTGAAAATATCTACACTCGCACGGGACGCGTGCAATATCTGCGCGCGCAAGCCACGCGGATCGATTTCAACTCTGTTCCAAAACCCTGGCGCAAAGCGGGAATCATCCATCTTGGTCCGATCGCAAACGAAATGGACACCGTCCTGCCGGATGATTTTTCGCCCGCGTTTCTGGGAGTCACACCCCAAGGCTGGATGCGGACGTGGGATGCGGAGGGACGCGTCTCGCGCGCCGAGTGGTCGAACGCGGAATCCATTTTGCAGAAAGCGAACGCGGTGGTCATCAGCCGCGAGGATGTGAACGGCGATAACGAAATCATCGAACAGATGGCGCATCAGACGCGGATGTTGGTCGTCACCGAAGCCGCGGAGGGTTGCATCTTGCACTGGAACGGCGACCGCCGCCGCTTCCGCGCGCTGAACGTGAACGAAGTGGACGCGACCGGGGCGGGCGATATCTTCGCCGCCGCGTTTTTTATCCGCTTGTTCAAAACGCGCGACCCATGGGAAGCCGCGCGCTTCGCGACGCTGGTTGCGAGTTATTCCGTTACCCGCGTTGGTTTGGACGGCATCCCAACCGCTGAAGAGATCGAAGAATGTAAAATGGAAGTGTTGCAGTAA
- the jag gene encoding RNA-binding cell elongation regulator Jag/EloR has protein sequence MNQRTTLEIIAPTVEEALAQGLAELNLTADRVSVEVLDAGTKGLFGLGKPQVRVKLTVIPEDGFPQGDAPAKAVEPAKPAKEAKPKAVQDKGTPAPSSEAESQPEHDLVLDRTEAAISKLIHLLHLEAQVSAHYGEQDREGRRNIHVDIRGDDLSVLIGRHSETLNAFQYVASLVVGKEVQDWVQLSVDVEGYRNRREKQLIQMALRMAEQVAKNGKKQSLEPMPSGERRIIHIALRDHPDVKTESAGEEPHRKVTIVPKNS, from the coding sequence ATGAATCAAAGGACAACGCTCGAGATCATAGCGCCCACCGTAGAGGAAGCCCTCGCGCAAGGACTTGCCGAACTGAATCTCACGGCAGACCGCGTCAGCGTCGAAGTGCTGGACGCCGGCACGAAAGGCTTGTTCGGATTAGGCAAGCCGCAAGTACGCGTCAAGTTGACGGTGATTCCCGAAGACGGATTCCCTCAAGGCGACGCGCCGGCAAAAGCGGTCGAACCAGCCAAACCTGCGAAGGAAGCGAAGCCCAAAGCGGTTCAAGACAAGGGGACGCCTGCTCCATCCTCGGAAGCCGAATCCCAGCCTGAACATGATCTCGTCCTCGACCGGACCGAAGCCGCCATCTCGAAATTGATCCATCTTTTGCATCTCGAAGCGCAAGTTTCAGCGCATTATGGAGAGCAAGACCGCGAAGGCAGGCGCAATATCCATGTGGACATTCGCGGGGACGATCTCAGCGTGTTGATCGGGCGTCACTCTGAAACCTTGAACGCGTTTCAGTATGTCGCCTCGCTCGTTGTCGGCAAGGAAGTGCAAGACTGGGTGCAACTTTCGGTGGACGTGGAGGGATATCGCAATCGCCGCGAGAAGCAATTGATCCAGATGGCGTTGCGCATGGCAGAACAGGTTGCCAAGAACGGCAAGAAGCAATCGCTCGAACCCATGCCCTCCGGCGAACGGCGCATCATTCACATCGCCCTGCGCGACCACCCGGACGTGAAAACCGAAAGCGCCGGCGAGGAACCGCATCGCAAGGTGACGATTGTGCCGAAAAATTCATAA
- a CDS encoding YidC/Oxa1 family membrane protein insertase: MKNPSNPTQAQRPEMPQINPRETFKTIAVIAVLVLAFSNFNLVIDLVVNILIFIYQFVGKNFGVAIILLTVLIRLATWPLNAQQMKSSKAMQDLQNDKEWLAIQKKYAKDREKLAQEQMRIYRERGINVFGSCLPMMIQFPILFALIPSITYAIGAYPLSILKLSKSLEAFGLQDVVSLIPLNSKFLGIDMGLPERTLIFGFSIPILALIVGLTTFIQTKLTMPPATNPNDQSAATTKMMGIYMPIMLFMFSINYASGLSVYFVASNILSIIQYAMMGKVNWRNLLPGGQKSK, from the coding sequence ATGAAAAACCCAAGTAACCCAACGCAGGCGCAACGACCTGAAATGCCGCAGATCAACCCGCGCGAGACCTTCAAAACCATTGCCGTGATCGCTGTGCTCGTGCTGGCGTTCTCGAATTTCAACCTTGTCATTGACCTCGTTGTCAACATCCTTATCTTTATCTACCAATTTGTGGGCAAGAACTTCGGGGTTGCCATCATCCTGTTGACGGTGTTGATCCGTTTAGCCACCTGGCCTCTCAATGCCCAGCAGATGAAGAGTTCGAAAGCCATGCAAGACTTGCAGAACGACAAAGAGTGGCTCGCCATCCAGAAGAAATACGCCAAAGACCGCGAAAAACTCGCGCAAGAACAAATGCGGATCTATCGCGAGCGCGGCATCAACGTGTTCGGCTCGTGCCTGCCGATGATGATCCAATTTCCGATCTTGTTCGCGCTCATCCCTAGCATCACCTATGCCATCGGCGCTTACCCGTTGAGCATTCTCAAACTTTCCAAGAGCCTCGAAGCCTTTGGGCTTCAAGATGTGGTCTCGCTCATTCCACTCAACAGCAAGTTTTTAGGCATTGATATGGGCTTGCCTGAACGGACCTTGATCTTCGGCTTCAGCATCCCGATCCTTGCGCTGATCGTCGGGCTGACCACGTTCATCCAGACCAAACTCACCATGCCGCCCGCCACGAACCCGAACGACCAATCCGCGGCGACGACCAAAATGATGGGCATTTACATGCCGATCATGCTGTTTATGTTCTCGATCAATTACGCCTCCGGGCTTTCGGTGTACTTTGTCGCCAGCAACATTTTGAGCATCATCCAATATGCGATGATGGGCAAGGTCAACTGGCGCAACCTCTTGCCCGGCGGGCAAAAATCGAAATAA
- a CDS encoding PQQ-binding-like beta-propeller repeat protein: MRKKKLFVLSVILLAVVLSGCTGATAWPGLSATDEVAYLAHTTTVYAIDLKTHNQLWSFSGEKTGFTLLNTNPSMFISTPVVTSDGLVVILDSSNKHVMYAVDPNDFNSSDRNPAPKVKWKFSQAGGLWIAPPLEVGNLLFAPNSDGKVYVLDLTDGKSEKQAVEVIEVSQSSDGDSRLWAQPVTDGERLFITSLDKSVAAIDLATYQILWKEDLGGAIPGGVALGGDGMLYVGSLAKQLERFDPVTGEHQSVLDTNGWIWVTPVADGDNLYFADAEGYVYSYNTAEQRLNWEPVKPDSSITANPLVLGDRVLFATESGSIFAFDTAGDFTEWFKPDQEGKAYTTPVSAGGVVLVAYLESDYYLAVLDQDGDQQWTFPNK; the protein is encoded by the coding sequence ATGCGAAAGAAGAAATTGTTTGTACTCTCTGTCATCCTGCTTGCCGTTGTGTTGAGCGGATGTACCGGCGCCACTGCCTGGCCCGGGCTTTCTGCAACGGATGAAGTAGCCTATTTGGCGCATACCACTACGGTTTACGCCATTGATTTGAAGACCCACAACCAATTGTGGAGTTTTTCCGGCGAAAAGACCGGCTTTACATTGCTCAACACGAATCCCAGCATGTTCATCTCCACCCCGGTAGTGACCAGCGACGGACTCGTTGTCATCCTCGATTCCAGCAACAAGCATGTGATGTACGCCGTTGACCCGAACGACTTCAACTCGTCCGATAGAAACCCCGCTCCCAAGGTCAAATGGAAATTTTCTCAGGCTGGCGGTTTGTGGATCGCGCCGCCGTTGGAAGTTGGCAACCTTCTTTTCGCGCCCAATTCGGACGGCAAAGTGTATGTGCTCGATCTAACTGACGGCAAATCGGAAAAACAAGCCGTTGAAGTGATCGAAGTTTCGCAATCCAGCGACGGCGATTCGCGTCTCTGGGCGCAACCCGTCACCGACGGCGAACGGCTTTTCATTACATCGCTGGATAAAAGCGTGGCGGCGATTGATCTGGCTACTTACCAAATCCTTTGGAAAGAGGATCTCGGCGGAGCGATCCCCGGCGGAGTCGCGCTCGGCGGCGACGGCATGTTATACGTCGGCTCGCTCGCCAAACAACTCGAACGGTTCGACCCAGTCACTGGGGAACATCAATCCGTGTTGGATACCAACGGCTGGATCTGGGTCACACCCGTCGCAGACGGCGATAACCTATATTTCGCCGATGCGGAAGGTTATGTATATTCGTACAACACAGCAGAACAGCGGTTGAATTGGGAGCCGGTCAAACCGGATTCATCCATTACCGCCAACCCGCTGGTGTTGGGAGATCGTGTTTTGTTTGCCACCGAATCGGGCAGTATCTTTGCCTTCGACACAGCCGGAGATTTCACCGAATGGTTCAAGCCCGATCAAGAAGGCAAGGCATACACCACGCCCGTTTCGGCTGGAGGCGTTGTGCTTGTCGCGTACCTTGAATCCGATTATTATCTCGCTGTTCTCGATCAGGATGGCGATCAGCAATGGACTTTTCCGAACAAATAA
- the yidD gene encoding membrane protein insertion efficiency factor YidD: protein MTPEFHLHDYSHEPRLRDLPRTLWNFPRIVLLSLIRLYQMTISKGIPANTCRFYPSCSHYGYQAIYKHGALKGSLMATWRVLRCNPFNPGGYDPVP, encoded by the coding sequence ATGACGCCTGAATTTCATCTGCACGATTATTCTCACGAGCCGCGTCTGCGCGATCTGCCGCGCACGCTCTGGAATTTTCCGCGCATCGTCTTGTTGTCGTTGATCCGTTTATATCAGATGACGATTTCAAAGGGGATACCCGCCAATACCTGCCGCTTTTATCCGTCCTGTTCGCATTACGGCTATCAAGCAATTTATAAACACGGCGCGCTCAAAGGGTCGCTGATGGCAACTTGGCGCGTTTTGCGATGCAACCCGTTCAATCCCGGGGGTTACGACCCCGTTCCATAG
- the rnpA gene encoding ribonuclease P protein component gives MQRKFRLTRSEDFKRVRRSGRSYAHPLVILIVEKNEHGLLRVGVAAGRTVGTAVRRNRAKRLLREAMRTLLPGLGSSADVILIARSGLTSATLDETRQALLNLLQRAKLYTLTPTHDA, from the coding sequence GTGCAGAGAAAGTTCCGTCTGACCCGGTCTGAAGATTTCAAGCGGGTGCGGCGTTCCGGCAGGTCCTATGCCCACCCGCTTGTCATTTTGATTGTCGAAAAGAACGAGCATGGACTTCTGCGCGTCGGTGTGGCGGCGGGACGCACTGTGGGGACCGCTGTGCGGCGCAACCGGGCGAAGCGCCTTCTGCGCGAAGCGATGCGGACTCTGCTCCCCGGTCTCGGTTCAAGCGCGGACGTGATCCTGATCGCCCGTTCGGGGTTGACCTCCGCTACATTGGACGAAACCCGCCAAGCCCTGCTCAACCTTTTGCAACGCGCGAAACTGTACACACTCACCCCAACTCATGACGCCTGA